In one window of Thermodesulfobacteriota bacterium DNA:
- a CDS encoding NADP-dependent isocitrate dehydrogenase, which produces MSKIIYTAIDEAPALATYSLLPIIQAFTGAAGIKVETRDISLSGRIIANFPENLTEGQRIQDELAALGELAKKPEANIIKLPNISASIPQLKAAIKELQEKGYKVPDYPEDPKTDAEKEIKARYGKVLGSAVNPVLREGNSDRRAAASVKNYARKNPHKMGAWTADSKSHVSHMDGGDFYGSEKSVTVEKAGNVRIEFVGQDGKTTVLKEKTALKAGEVLDASVMSRASLRKFFEAQIEDAKKQGVLFSLHLKGTMMKVSDPIMFGHAVSVFYKDVFEKHAATISELGVDVNNGLGDLYAKIQKLPEAKRAEIEADIKAVYEKRPAIAMVNSDKGITNLHVPSDVIIDASMPAMIRESGKMWGPDGKLHDAKAVIPDRSYAGVYQAVIEDCKKNGAYDPRTIGSVPNVGLMAQKAEEYGSHDKTFKAPGSGLIRIVDESGKALIEQKVEEGDIFRACQTKDAPIQDWVKLAVTRARATGAPAVFWLDKGRAHDRELISKVEKYLKDHDTKGLDIRIMSPVEATRFSLERIRKGQDTISVTGNVLRDYLTDLFPILELGTSAKMLSIVPLMDGGGLFETGAGGSAPKHVQQFVEEGYLRWDSLGEFLALGVSLEHLANTQKNARAQVLADTLDQAIGKILDNNKSPARKVGELDNRGSHFYLAMYWAEALAEQTRDKELKDRFARPAKELAENEAKIVAELNGSQGKPQDIGGYYRPDTVKTAKAMRPSATLNAIVDSI; this is translated from the coding sequence ATGTCCAAGATCATCTATACCGCGATCGATGAGGCGCCAGCGCTGGCAACATATTCCCTGCTCCCCATCATCCAAGCCTTTACCGGGGCGGCGGGAATTAAAGTCGAGACCAGGGACATCTCCCTCTCGGGAAGGATCATCGCGAATTTCCCCGAAAACCTGACGGAGGGGCAGAGGATCCAGGACGAGCTCGCCGCTCTCGGAGAGCTCGCGAAAAAGCCCGAGGCGAACATCATAAAGCTTCCGAACATCAGCGCCTCCATCCCGCAGCTCAAGGCCGCTATAAAGGAGCTGCAGGAAAAGGGCTACAAGGTACCCGACTATCCCGAAGACCCCAAGACCGACGCCGAGAAGGAGATAAAGGCCAGGTACGGCAAGGTCCTCGGGAGCGCCGTGAACCCGGTCTTGAGGGAAGGCAACTCCGACCGGAGGGCCGCGGCATCGGTCAAGAACTACGCAAGGAAAAACCCCCACAAGATGGGCGCGTGGACGGCGGATTCCAAGTCCCACGTCTCGCACATGGACGGCGGCGACTTCTACGGGAGCGAGAAATCCGTTACGGTCGAGAAGGCCGGGAACGTCAGGATAGAGTTCGTAGGGCAGGACGGCAAGACGACGGTCCTCAAGGAGAAGACGGCGCTCAAGGCCGGAGAGGTGCTCGACGCTTCGGTAATGAGCCGCGCTTCGCTCAGGAAGTTCTTCGAGGCTCAGATAGAGGACGCGAAGAAGCAGGGAGTCCTCTTTTCGCTCCATTTGAAGGGCACGATGATGAAGGTCTCGGACCCCATCATGTTCGGCCACGCTGTCTCGGTCTTCTACAAGGACGTATTCGAGAAGCACGCCGCGACGATAAGCGAGCTCGGGGTAGACGTCAATAACGGCCTCGGCGACCTTTACGCAAAGATACAGAAGCTCCCGGAGGCCAAGAGGGCGGAGATAGAGGCGGACATCAAGGCCGTATATGAGAAGCGCCCGGCCATTGCGATGGTGAACTCCGACAAGGGCATCACCAACCTGCACGTGCCGAGCGACGTCATCATCGACGCCTCCATGCCGGCGATGATAAGGGAGTCCGGCAAGATGTGGGGCCCGGACGGCAAGCTCCATGACGCCAAGGCCGTGATACCGGACAGGAGCTACGCCGGGGTCTACCAGGCTGTCATAGAAGACTGCAAGAAGAACGGCGCATACGACCCGAGGACAATAGGGAGCGTGCCGAACGTCGGCCTCATGGCCCAGAAGGCCGAGGAGTACGGTTCGCACGACAAGACCTTCAAGGCCCCCGGCAGCGGCTTAATCCGCATAGTGGACGAGTCCGGAAAGGCCCTCATAGAGCAGAAGGTCGAGGAAGGCGACATCTTCCGCGCCTGCCAGACCAAGGACGCCCCGATACAGGACTGGGTGAAGCTGGCCGTCACGAGGGCCAGGGCAACCGGCGCCCCCGCCGTCTTCTGGCTCGACAAGGGGAGGGCACACGACAGGGAGCTCATAAGCAAGGTCGAGAAGTACCTGAAGGACCACGACACCAAGGGCCTGGACATCAGGATAATGTCCCCGGTCGAAGCCACCCGCTTCTCGCTCGAGCGCATAAGGAAGGGGCAGGACACGATTTCGGTCACCGGGAACGTGCTCCGCGACTATCTCACCGACCTCTTCCCTATACTCGAGCTCGGCACGTCCGCCAAGATGCTCTCGATTGTCCCGCTCATGGACGGCGGAGGACTCTTCGAGACCGGCGCCGGCGGCTCGGCCCCCAAGCACGTGCAGCAGTTCGTCGAGGAGGGGTATCTCCGGTGGGACTCCCTCGGCGAGTTCCTCGCGCTCGGCGTCTCGCTTGAGCACCTTGCCAATACGCAGAAGAACGCCAGGGCCCAGGTACTGGCCGACACGCTCGACCAGGCCATAGGGAAGATACTCGACAACAACAAGTCGCCCGCGAGGAAGGTCGGCGAGCTCGACAACCGCGGAAGCCATTTCTACCTCGCCATGTACTGGGCTGAGGCGCTCGCCGAGCAGACCAGGGACAAGGAGCTTAAGGACCGCTTCGCCAGGCCCGCAAAGGAGCTTGCCGAGAACGAGGCGAAGATAGTGGCCGAGCTCAACGGTTCTCAGGGCAAGCCCCAGGACATCGGCGGCTACTACCGCCCGGACACTGTAAAGACCGCGAAGGCGATGCGCCCGAGCGCCACACTTAACGCGATAGTCGATTCGATATAA
- a CDS encoding HIT domain-containing protein — translation MKRLWAPWRLEYIKSGKEKGCVFCKAGTGRPGDGLLLYRGRHSLVVLNKYPYNNGHLMIAPLRHVPDIESLTVEESADIFRLTAHSTRVLTESMSPGGFNIGMNIGKAAGAGIDDHLHLHVVPRWPGDANFMPAIADVKVMPEHLADTLSRLLPRYESID, via the coding sequence ATGAAACGCCTGTGGGCGCCCTGGCGCCTCGAGTACATCAAGTCAGGGAAGGAGAAGGGCTGCGTATTCTGCAAGGCCGGGACCGGCAGGCCCGGAGATGGGCTTCTCCTGTACAGGGGAAGGCATTCCCTCGTCGTACTGAACAAATACCCCTACAATAACGGCCACCTGATGATAGCGCCCCTCCGCCACGTCCCGGATATCGAGTCGCTTACCGTGGAAGAGTCGGCGGATATCTTCCGCCTCACGGCACATTCCACGAGGGTGCTCACGGAATCAATGTCCCCCGGCGGCTTCAACATAGGCATGAACATAGGGAAGGCTGCAGGCGCGGGAATAGACGACCACCTGCACTTGCACGTCGTGCCAAGGTGGCCGGGCGACGCCAACTTCATGCCTGCCATCGCCGACGTAAAGGTCATGCCCGAACACCTCGCGGACACCCTCTCAAGGCTCCTCCCGCGCTACGAATCCATAGACTGA
- a CDS encoding integration host factor subunit beta, translating into MTKSELIEAVAAKITNFSRRDVEIIVDTLFESMAQSLSKGDKVEIRGFGSFKIKERDGRQGRNPKSGENIFIDAKKVPFFKAGKEIRERINDGN; encoded by the coding sequence ATGACCAAGAGTGAGCTGATCGAGGCCGTAGCCGCAAAGATCACCAATTTCTCGAGGAGGGACGTGGAGATAATCGTCGACACCCTGTTCGAGTCAATGGCCCAGAGCCTGTCCAAGGGCGACAAGGTGGAGATACGCGGGTTCGGCAGCTTCAAGATCAAGGAACGCGACGGACGGCAGGGCCGTAACCCCAAATCAGGCGAGAACATCTTCATAGACGCCAAGAAGGTGCCCTTCTTCAAGGCCGGCAAGGAGATACGGGAAAGGATAAACGACGGGAACTGA
- the sppA gene encoding signal peptide peptidase SppA, with translation MHGRRGEFLRNLLAAFGAVFIAIILVSIAVGVIAGRGIGADKVAVVELEGIIAEPNDFTRELRELGERADIKAVVLRIDSPGGAVGPSQEIHREIERLREKKTVVASMGTIAASGGYYAAVAAHKIVANPGTITGSIGVIIEFFNVQELLGKLGLKGYVVKSGRFKDVGSPLREMDEEERELLQSVIDDVNSQFVEAVAEGRGLPPEAVKRLADGRIFSGAQAKAEGLVDELGGLHDAIELGARLAGIEGEPEVIYPRKKNVGFWKALMGDASVDKLTELLSGLRLMYLMPNPAR, from the coding sequence ATGCACGGGCGCAGAGGGGAGTTCCTGAGGAACCTCCTTGCGGCCTTCGGGGCCGTTTTCATAGCCATAATACTCGTCTCCATAGCCGTGGGCGTCATCGCCGGACGCGGCATCGGCGCTGACAAGGTGGCGGTAGTGGAGCTCGAGGGGATAATCGCAGAGCCGAACGATTTCACCCGCGAGCTACGCGAGCTCGGGGAGAGGGCGGACATAAAGGCCGTGGTGCTCCGCATAGATTCGCCTGGCGGCGCGGTGGGGCCCTCGCAGGAGATACACAGGGAAATAGAGCGGCTAAGGGAAAAGAAGACGGTAGTCGCCTCGATGGGGACGATCGCCGCCTCGGGCGGGTACTACGCGGCGGTGGCGGCGCATAAAATCGTGGCCAACCCCGGCACCATAACGGGCTCGATAGGCGTCATAATAGAATTTTTCAACGTGCAGGAGCTCCTTGGGAAGCTCGGTCTCAAGGGGTATGTGGTCAAGAGCGGCAGGTTCAAGGACGTAGGCTCGCCGCTCCGCGAGATGGACGAGGAGGAAAGAGAGCTCCTCCAGTCGGTCATAGACGACGTGAACAGCCAGTTCGTAGAGGCCGTTGCCGAAGGCAGGGGGCTTCCGCCGGAGGCCGTAAAGAGGCTTGCCGACGGCAGGATATTCTCGGGCGCGCAGGCCAAGGCAGAGGGGCTGGTTGACGAGCTCGGGGGCCTCCATGACGCTATTGAACTCGGCGCACGCCTTGCGGGGATCGAAGGCGAGCCCGAGGTGATATATCCGAGGAAGAAGAACGTAGGCTTCTGGAAGGCGTTGATGGGGGACGCCTCGGTGGACAAACTCACCGAGCTCCTCTCGGGCCTTAGGTTGATGTATCTGATGCCAAATCCAGCCAGGTAA
- a CDS encoding 30S ribosomal protein S1 — MIGREEKSRAGDTSRSDFEELFESRLKELQEGDIAKGRVVQITQDSVMIDIGYKSEGQVPLREFLDKDGQPTIKVGDEVAVLIERREDENGIVRLSKAKADHFKVWDRIVEACEKSEPMEGTISQRIKGGFYADIEGVTAFLPGSQVDLKPVRNPDKLIGQRFKFRILKYNRRKNNVIVSRRVLLEEEREVLRKTTLETLAEGATVEGTVKNITDYGAFIDLGGIDGLVHLTDLSWGKVTHPSQLLKIGDTVKVMVLKFNREENKISLGMKQTVEDPWIKAGEKFTPGTRTTGTVVNITDYGAFVELEPGLEGLVHISEMSWTKLKHPSQKVKVGDRVEVEVIDLDPASKRISLGMKQTESNPWIEAEGRYPKGSRVSGVVKNITDFGVFIGIEEGIDGLVHISDLSWKKVKHPSELFRKGQEVEAVVLNIDAANRRFSLSTKLLEKNPWQGVEERYKPGMIVDGKVTSVADFGAFVELEAGLEGLVHVSELSRGKKRGADIKEGDIVEVEVLNVDPEDNKIGLSVREVKSQAEPAGDGNP, encoded by the coding sequence ATGATAGGGAGAGAGGAAAAATCCCGCGCGGGTGATACTTCCAGGTCGGATTTCGAGGAGCTTTTCGAAAGCCGGCTCAAGGAGCTCCAGGAAGGTGACATCGCCAAGGGCAGGGTCGTCCAGATAACCCAGGACTCGGTCATGATAGACATCGGGTACAAGTCCGAGGGGCAGGTGCCGCTGCGGGAGTTCCTTGACAAGGACGGGCAGCCCACCATCAAGGTCGGGGACGAGGTCGCCGTGCTTATCGAAAGGCGCGAGGACGAGAACGGCATCGTCCGCCTCTCCAAGGCAAAAGCCGATCATTTCAAGGTCTGGGACAGGATAGTCGAGGCCTGCGAAAAGAGCGAGCCCATGGAAGGCACCATCTCCCAGCGGATAAAAGGCGGCTTTTACGCGGACATAGAAGGGGTTACGGCGTTTCTGCCGGGCTCACAGGTAGACCTTAAGCCTGTAAGGAACCCGGACAAGCTCATAGGCCAGAGGTTCAAGTTCAGGATACTCAAATATAACAGGCGCAAAAACAACGTCATCGTCTCAAGGAGGGTGCTCCTGGAAGAGGAGAGGGAGGTCCTCCGGAAGACCACCCTAGAGACCCTTGCCGAGGGCGCGACCGTGGAGGGGACCGTAAAGAACATTACCGATTACGGCGCATTCATCGACCTCGGAGGCATAGACGGGCTCGTGCACCTTACGGACCTGTCCTGGGGCAAGGTCACCCACCCTTCGCAGCTCCTGAAGATCGGCGACACCGTTAAGGTGATGGTCTTGAAGTTCAACAGGGAGGAGAACAAGATATCCCTCGGCATGAAGCAGACGGTCGAGGATCCCTGGATAAAGGCGGGGGAGAAGTTCACGCCCGGCACCCGGACCACCGGGACCGTCGTCAACATCACCGACTACGGCGCCTTCGTAGAGCTCGAGCCGGGGCTCGAGGGCCTGGTGCACATCTCCGAGATGTCATGGACCAAGCTCAAGCACCCCTCCCAGAAGGTCAAGGTAGGGGACAGGGTCGAGGTGGAAGTGATCGACCTGGACCCCGCGAGCAAACGGATATCCCTCGGAATGAAGCAGACCGAGTCCAACCCGTGGATAGAGGCCGAGGGGCGCTATCCCAAGGGCTCCAGGGTCTCGGGTGTCGTCAAGAACATAACCGACTTCGGCGTTTTCATCGGCATAGAGGAGGGCATCGACGGCCTCGTCCATATATCGGACCTCTCCTGGAAAAAGGTGAAGCACCCCTCGGAGCTATTCAGGAAGGGGCAGGAGGTCGAGGCAGTGGTGCTCAACATAGACGCCGCCAACAGAAGGTTCTCCCTCTCGACCAAGCTGCTTGAGAAAAACCCCTGGCAGGGCGTTGAGGAGCGCTACAAGCCTGGCATGATCGTGGACGGCAAAGTGACGAGTGTGGCCGACTTCGGCGCCTTCGTCGAGCTCGAGGCCGGGCTCGAAGGGCTGGTGCACGTATCGGAATTGAGCCGCGGCAAAAAGCGCGGCGCGGACATAAAGGAGGGCGACATCGTCGAGGTCGAGGTCCTTAACGTGGACCCCGAGGACAACAAGATCGGCCTCTCCGTCAGGGAGGTAAAAAGCCAGGCCGAGCCTGCGGGTGACGGTAACCCCTGA
- the ispH gene encoding 4-hydroxy-3-methylbut-2-enyl diphosphate reductase, translating into MEILVAKSSGFCFGVKRAINMAGKCASDEKKGDGIHTLGPIIHNPQVVKMLEESRVYAKNDLSEIGSGTVIIRSHGVTFEEYREAREKGLDIVDATCPFVKTAQELVSRLTEEGYQVIVAGEKDHPEVKGLMSYGDNKVRVVSGIAELVEMPRVSKLGIVAQTTLRMEKLEEIVSFCLHKASELKVFNTICNATSTRQTESAALAREVDVMVVVGGKNSANTRRLAEVCRAIRPETYHIETASELCPEWFDGKRRAGVTSGASTPEWLIEAVVLRMKEISSK; encoded by the coding sequence TTGGAGATACTCGTAGCTAAATCGTCGGGTTTCTGCTTCGGCGTAAAGAGGGCCATAAACATGGCCGGCAAATGCGCCTCTGACGAGAAAAAGGGGGACGGCATACATACGCTGGGCCCGATAATCCACAACCCCCAGGTCGTAAAGATGCTGGAAGAGTCCAGGGTCTATGCGAAAAACGACCTTTCGGAGATAGGCTCGGGGACTGTCATCATAAGGTCCCACGGCGTGACCTTCGAGGAATACAGGGAGGCGAGGGAAAAGGGGCTCGATATCGTTGACGCAACCTGCCCCTTTGTCAAGACCGCCCAGGAGCTGGTCTCCCGCCTTACCGAAGAAGGCTATCAGGTCATCGTGGCCGGTGAAAAGGACCATCCTGAGGTCAAGGGGCTCATGAGCTACGGCGACAACAAGGTGCGGGTCGTAAGCGGCATAGCCGAGCTCGTGGAAATGCCGAGGGTTTCAAAGCTCGGCATAGTCGCGCAGACGACGCTCCGGATGGAAAAGCTTGAAGAGATTGTCAGTTTTTGTTTACACAAGGCTTCGGAACTGAAGGTGTTCAACACCATATGTAACGCCACCTCGACCAGGCAGACCGAAAGCGCCGCGCTCGCCAGGGAGGTAGACGTCATGGTGGTCGTGGGCGGAAAGAACAGCGCCAATACGAGGAGGCTTGCCGAGGTCTGCAGGGCCATACGGCCCGAGACCTATCATATCGAGACGGCTTCCGAATTGTGCCCCGAATGGTTCGATGGAAAACGGCGCGCAGGGGTCACTTCCGGGGCCTCGACCCCCGAGTGGCTGATAGAGGCGGTGGTTTTGCGCATGAAGGAGATTTCTTCGAAATGA
- the cmk gene encoding (d)CMP kinase, producing the protein MKRGPVIAIDGPGGVGKTTVSKKVAEKLGFTYVNTGAMYRAFALAAKESWVDLSSDAVLKEFCTGIDFRYDAGSGRVAVDGVDYTERLWTQEAGELASRVSVKKSVREFLVAFQRGVGEAGRVVMEGRDIGTAVFPDADVKIFLDASPEIRAERRRLELVEKGAKATGEVGRELEERDRRDTERAVSPLKMADDAVMVDTGAMGIEEVVKQVVSIINERLKVGDTRS; encoded by the coding sequence ATGAAGAGGGGGCCGGTCATAGCCATAGACGGCCCGGGCGGGGTCGGGAAGACGACTGTATCGAAGAAGGTCGCCGAGAAGCTCGGCTTTACTTACGTCAATACCGGCGCCATGTACCGGGCGTTCGCGCTCGCGGCAAAGGAGTCGTGGGTCGACCTTTCGAGCGACGCGGTCTTGAAGGAATTCTGCACCGGCATCGATTTCAGGTACGATGCCGGGAGCGGCAGGGTGGCGGTCGACGGGGTCGATTATACAGAGAGGCTCTGGACGCAGGAGGCTGGGGAGCTGGCCTCCAGGGTGTCAGTGAAAAAGTCGGTGCGCGAATTCCTTGTGGCCTTTCAGAGGGGCGTCGGCGAGGCTGGCCGGGTCGTAATGGAAGGAAGGGACATCGGCACCGCCGTATTCCCGGACGCGGACGTAAAGATATTCCTCGACGCCTCCCCTGAGATACGGGCAGAGAGGCGCCGCCTCGAACTCGTCGAAAAAGGCGCTAAAGCAACAGGGGAAGTCGGAAGGGAACTCGAGGAGAGGGACAGGCGCGACACCGAACGTGCGGTCTCGCCCCTCAAGATGGCTGACGATGCCGTAATGGTCGATACCGGCGCAATGGGCATTGAAGAGGTCGTGAAACAGGTCGTAAGCATAATAAATGAAAGGTTGAAGGTTGGAGATACTCGTAGCTAA